The following nucleotide sequence is from Kiritimatiella glycovorans.
AATGCGGCCATAATGAGAACGGCTGGGTCCCGGCTTCGCTGAGAGCGGGCACGATGTAGCGCGGTCGGATTTCGGGTTCAGCCACCGAGATTCCGGCCGTTCCCGGAATTCAAGCGTGCCGATAAAATGTGCGCTGCGGCCGGTTGACATTACCCCCGTAATCACGTAAAAGGGTCCGCTTTACGAGAACCCTGCAGGCAACGAGAACGGAGAGTGGTATACGTGGCATCGACGACCGTAGAAGTGAAAGTGCGCCGCGGCGAGTCCGTCGAAAAGGCGATTCGCCGCCTGAAGAAGAAGCTGGACAAGGAAGGCGTCATGAAGTCCATGCGGGCTCATCGTCATTTCGAAAAGCCCAGCGACAAGCGTCGGCGCAAGGCCGCCCGCGCCCGCAGCCGTGCGATGCGGACAGCGCGCAGCTGAACGCGCGCAACCGACTTTCCTTAATGCTGCCGAGGACCGGTGGATCATGGGGGCATAGCTCAGTTGGGAGAGCGTCTGAATGGCATTCAGAAGGTCAGGGGTTCGATTCCCCTTGCCTCCACCAATTTTCCTGATTTCCACATTGGGACACCCGGGGGAAGATCGTACTGGTACGCGTAATCGGTCCCTGCCTTTTCTACTCCTGAACTGCCTGCCGGCAGTAAGGAGCGGGTTCTCTCCGGCGGCGCGCCGTCTGTCGCCCGTCACCGTCGAACCGCAACGCCCATGCGGCGCTCACTCGCCGTCACGGGCCAGCGCCCGCAGATTGATTCGGACCCGGTCGCTCAGCGGCGGTTCAGGTTCGGGAGGACGCATCGCCACCATGTTCCCCTCCCGGTTCCGGGCGGCGAAACGCAGGACTTCATAGCGCCCGGGCATCCACAGCATTTCCGTCTCCAGTCCCCGCACGACTCCGCCTCCGGCCAGCTGAACGCGGCCGGATTCGAGCTGCAGCCCGTAGAGCATCCTTCCGGGAAGCTGCAGCGGAACCCATTCGGCTCGCACGCCTTCGGCAAAGGCCACCGCCGCGCTGTTGCGATTGTTCCAGATCAGCCGTCCGCGCTCCATCACAACCCGGGCGTCGCGCAGCAGAGCGAAATCAAACAACGCTCCTTCTGTTCCGGGTTTGGTCGTTTCCGGGAGACCGAATACGGGGGCCAGCGCCTCCGCGGCGCGCCGCAGCCCGTCCGGAGCCCAGGTTCCGTTCTCACGCCGCACGAACTGAGCCTCGACTCCGTCAAGCCGGAGCGTCCGCATCCACGGGTCCCGTTTGCGAAATGCGTTAAGCCAGCGCGGGCGGACCGTGGCTTCGCTGATCCGGATCGCGGGCTGGGCCCCCTGCCCCTCCGCGGTCATTGAAACCCCCGTAATCTTAAGTTTAAGATCCGCCGTGAGCAGGGTGCGGTCGAGATGCACCGGCATTCCACATCGCTTCGCCAGGCGCCGGGTCACGATCGTGCGAAACCCGTCCGTGCGCACCATGAGATGTGCGGTGATGTACAGGATCAGCAGGACCGCCGCGAAAAAAAACAGTGCCCCGGCGACCCCCGATCCGCGTCCCGGCCCTTCCCGCTTCGTCTTTTTCGAAGCCTTTTTCTTATCCGTCACCGGCCAGCTCCTTTGAACGCTGCTCTGCCGCGTGCATCGCCCTGATCACGGCGTCCTTCACCCCCGCCCGCTCGAGTTCGCCGAGCGCGGCCTCCGTGGTCCCGCCGGGCGACGTAACCCGCGCCCGCAGAACGGCAGCGTCCTCGCCGGATTCGCCCATGAGATCGGCGGCGCCTTTGACCGTGGCCAGCGCGAGTTTTCTCGATTCCGGGTCCGGCAGCCCCATGGTCTTCGCCGCGTCGAGCATGGCCTCGAGCAGGTAAAACACATACGCCGGCCCGCTTCCGCTGAGCGCGGTCACGGCGTCCAGCGCCTCTTCCCCCATCGGCACGGCGACGCCGACCGACTGCATCACGGCGGCGGCGAAGGCGGTGTCCGCCTCCGTGGCGGCGCGTCCCGCCGCATACGCCGCCGCGCCGCGCCCGATCAGCGCCGGCGTGTTGGGCATCACCCGCACCACCCGCGTGCGGGCGCGCAGGCCCTCTTCAATAGTCCGCGTGCGCACCCCCGCCGCGATCGAAATGACCAGCTTGTCCTCGACCGGAGATCCCGACAGCTCCTCGAGCACGGACCCGAGGATCTGCGGCTTTACCGCCAGCAGTACGGCGTCCGCCGACTCCGCCGCGGCCCGGTTGTCCTCCAACGCCTCAACCCCGATCGATTCCGAAAACAATGCACGGCGACCGGGATCCACGTCGCTGACGCAGATCCGCCCGGCTTCCACTTCCCCGGCGTCAAGCAGTCCGCGGACGATCGCCTCGGTCATGTTGCCCGCCCCGATGAAGGCGATATTCGAATCCTGCAGTTTCATGACAGCTCCACCCCGACCTCTCCCGTCTAACTCTGACTCTGACTCACACTCTGACTCTGATTCTGACTCTCACTCTAATTCTGACTCTGACTCTGACCCTAACCCTACTTCCTTTTCCCGAAGATAGCCGTGCCCACGCGCACCAGCGTGGCGCCTTCCTCGATCGCCACCGCGTAATCGTTCGACATGCCCATCGAGAGTTCCGGCAGCGGGGTGCCGGTCTCCGCGGTGAGCCGATCCCGCAGCTCCCGAAGCTGCGCGAACCACGGGCGCGATTTTTCCGGTTCGGGAGCGAAGGGCGGGATGGTCATCAGTCCGTGGACCTCCAGCCGGGCGGTGGCGTTGACGGCGTCGACCAGCTCGCGCGCTTCGGCCGGATCGGCCCCGTGCTTGGCCGCCTCGCCCGCGATGTTGATCTGCAGAAGAACGGGGGTCGTGCCCGTGGCGTGTTTGTCCAGTTCGTCGATCAGCCTCCGGGAATCGACCGACTGAATACAGGTGAACAGCGGCAGCGCGCGCCTGACCTTGTTGCGCTGGAGGTGCCCGACGAGGTGCCACTCGAGCGTACCGGGACAGCGGACGATCTTGGAGGCGGCCTCCTGGACCTTATTTTCCCCGAACAGCGTCAGACCGCATTCCGCTGCGTCCGCGATCTCTTCCGGGGTGCGCGTTTTCGACACCGCCATCAGCCGCACCCCGGCGACATCCCGTCCGCTCCGGTCGCAGGCTTCGGCGATCCGCTGCCGCACGGTATCGATGCGGGTTCCGATGGTTTCCCCCTCAGCGGGCATCATCACCTTCTCCTTTCCTGCGGCTCATGATCCGGACGAGGAGGAGTTCGATCAGGGTATAGGGATCGGCGCGGCCACTCATCACGAGTCGTTCATGGGTCTGCAGGGCGTCTTCCATCGCCCCGTTCAATTCCCCGGTCCGGTAATGGCGGGCCTGCTTAAACAGAAGCTGCGCGCGAAACCAGTGGATTTTGCGCGGGTCCTCCGCCAGAGCACCCAGCAACCGGTCGGTCTCCGGGCCCTCCGACCAGTTCACGAACATTTTGGGGCCCGACTGTCGCAGGGACACGAGTTTCTGATCGAGGCAGTCGCGCATGCGCCGCAGGATTCGGAGGCGGTTCTCGATCGACATCATCAGCGCCACGGCCTGAACCCCCTGCCGCCGCAGCCGGTCGAGCACCGCCAGGGCCGCATCCAGCCGCCGGTCGCCGAGCGCGTCCTCCAGATCCCAGGCGAGCAGTTCGCGGGAGGGCGTCACGATTTCCCCGATATCCTCGGTGCGGACCTCGCGGCGCTCCCCGAGATAGAGGTCCAGCTTCTGCAGTTCGCTTGAGATGGCGCCCGAATCGAGTCCCACCTGGTCGACCAGCCGCTCCGCCACCGGTTCCGGGAGGCGCAGCCCCAGATTCTTCGCCGCCGCGCGGGCCCGGGTTACGACGACCGGCCGGGCCTTATACGGCTTATCGGGCAGTCCGAGATCGCGGACGCCTTCCGCTTCGCGCAGGGCCTTTACCAGGGCCGAACGGCCGTCGACCGCGCCCGCGCTGATCACGAGCATGTGAGGGTCCAGCCCCCGGCGGATCTCATCTCTGAGGGCGGACAGCTTTTTCTTCAACTCCTCGGACGCGCGGAAGCTCTTTTCGATAAACCGTGCCCGGCGGATCCAGACCACTTTGGCGCCGCCCAGCAGCCCGCCCGTGTGCAGGGCCTCGAGCGCGTCGTTGATCGCGGAGACGGCCTCCGATGAATCGTTCACATCGCCGCTCACGGTTTCGAGGCCGAGCGCCTGCTGCTCCGGAGGACAGCGCTCATGCACCAGATCCCGGGCTCCGCGGTCGGCCAGGTAATCGTCGCCGCAGAACAGTACGGCAGAGGTTCCCGAGGCGTCATCGGCTGGCGGCGTCATCTCTGTCCTTTCGTTGAAGTCTGTGTCTGAACGTTCTAGTATTTTTACGCCCGCAACAAAAGAAGGCATTTACAGGACACGCACGGAAAATCACCGGAGCACCTTATTATGAACCAGCGACCCCTCTGGGCCCCCTGGCGCATCGAATACATCCGCGGCAGCCGCGAAGAGGAATGCTTCATCTGCCGCGTCCTCGAGTCGCCGCCGGAAAAAAGCCGCGAAGACCTCGTACTCTTCCGGGGGGAACACGCCATGATCATGCTCAACCGTTTCCCGTACAACAGCGGGCACCTCCTGGTCGCCCCGCGCCGGCACGTGGCCGGCTACGAGGAGCTGGACGCCGCGGAGCATGCCGAGATTTCAAGCCTGTCGGCGAGGGCCATCCGAATCCTTCGCGACGTGATGTATCCGGACGGGTTCAACGTCGGATTCAATCTCGGCGCGGCCGGCGGCGCCGGACTCGAAAGTCATATCCATCAGCACATTGTTCCGCGCTGGACGGGCGACACCAATTTCATGCCCGTGCTGGGCGATACGCGCGTCGTGCCCGAAGCGCTGGAGAGCACCTACGACGTGTTGAAACCCCGGTTCGGCTGAATCGGGCCGCGGCGTTCATTCCCCCGGCTCGTCCGCGCCTTTTCGCAGGGTCGATTCCAGGCTGCGGATCTGCTGTTGTTTGCGATTACCCCAGACGATCAGAAGAGGCAGCATCAGCGAAAACGGAAGCGTCGCCATCCACCCGTACGGCGCCGGGATCAGGAACAGCAGGGCGATAAAAACGAGCGCGAAAACCCACATCATCACGGACGCGCGGATCATGAAGGTGCGCTCCAGCGGCCCGTTCGTGTTTTTGATGCTGCACCACGTGCCGACGGCCCCGCCCGCGACGCCGACAAGCGTTCCGACCACTCCGCCGATAAGTCCCGGGTTCATAACGCACCTCCCAGCAATAACTCACGCCGCACTTCATCCGCCTTCCGGGGGCTGTGGAGTTCGGCGATGATCCTGAGCGCGAATTCGAACGCGGTCCCGGGCCCCTGGCTCGTAATCAGGTGCCGGTCGACCACCACCGGCTCCGCGGAGCGCGTCACCCCGCTCATCTTCTCCTCGATGCCGGGATAGCAGGTGAACCGTTTACCGGTCAGGATGCCCGCGCGATGGAGCACGAGAGCCGCCGCGCAGATGGCTCCGATCCATGTTCCATCGCGGTCGAAGGCCCGCAGCGTTTCCAGCACGCCCTCGTGTCCGCAGAGGCGTTCGGCGCCGCCCATCCCGCCGGGCAGAATCAGCATATCGAACGCGCCGGGGTCCGCTTCGTTCCACGCGCAGTCCGGACAGAGCTTGGTTCCGCGCGACGCGGTGACCACGCCGGGTTCGAGTCCGGCCGCGACCGTCTCCAGCCCCGCCCGGCGCAGCACATCCATGGCGATCACGGCTTCCATTTCCTCGCAGCCTTCGGCCAGCACGATCAGAATACGGCTCATCGTCTTTCTCCCTCCGGTTCGGCGCTTGACGATCCGAGTCGAAAACGGCTTATTGTGCGGATGTTCGCTTCTTTCGGATCACGCTTTTCAGTATAGGCGGAACTGCGATGGACGTCACGGAAAATACCGGTACAGACCCGCGGCGCGGGGCTTTTTTTACACGAGGGGACTGGATTGCGGCGGCGGTCGGCTTGGTCGCGGCGCTCGCCGTCTACACCCTCACCCTGGCGCCGACGGTAACCCTGGAGGATTCGGGCGAGCTGGTCACGGCTTCGGATTACCTCGGAGTCCCTCATCCGCCCGGCTACCCGAGCTGGTCGCTGCTGACCTGGCTTTTTCAGTGGGTCTTTCATTTCGTCCGCTTCCACGGGCACCCGAACCCCGCCTGGGCGGTGAACTTCTTCTCCGCGTTCGCGGGCGCGCTCGCCTGCGGCGTGATCGCCATGCTCGTGAGCTGTTCCGGCCGCCACATTCTGCAGCATCTGCAGAAGCAGAGCCGGGCGCTCGGCGAACGCACCTGCAGCGTCTTCTGTATGGTCGCGGGAATCTCGGCCGGGCTGCTGCTCGCCTTCAGCCAGGGCATGTGGTCCCAGGCGGTCATCGCCGAGGTCTACACGCTCAATGTCCTGTTCCAGAGTCTCGTGCTGATCTTTCTCTACCGCTGGATGTGCCGTCCCTCCGACTACCGGTACCTGTTCGTCATGGCGTTCGTCTTCGGGCTGGGACTGACCAACCACCAGACCCTGATCTTCATGGGCGTGGCGCTGGCGTTCGCCGTCTTCTGTAAAGATCTTCGGTTCCGCCCCCCCCGCGACCTCATTCTCGGCATCTGCGCCGCGGCGGCCGTCGCCGCAGTGATCTGGGCATCCAAGGCCGATGTGCAGCCGCTGATCTGGATCGGGCTGCTGGGTGCGTTCGTACTGGCGGGCATGCTGCGCCAGATGATCCTGTTCCGCGACTTCCTGCTGACGGGGCTCTGCTTCGTGCTGATGTACGCACTGAACATGATCGCCGCGAACTACGGGGAAGCGAGCATGCTCTGGACCAGCGGCCCCGGATCATGGGGCTTCTGGTTCTGGACGGCCTACTCGCTGATCATCCCGGTCATCGCGGCCTTCGTGCTGCCGAACGGACGGGCGGTGTGCTTCACCTTCCTGCTGGCCTTTCTGGGGCTCTCGTTCTATCTCTACATGCCGCTCTCCTCCGACCAGAACCCGCCCATCAACTGGGGCTATCCCCGCACCTGGCAGGGGTTCATGCACGCCATCACGCGCGGGCAGTATGAAAAAGTGACGATGAGCGACGTGTTCTCGAAACAGTTCCTGCTCCAGATCCGCGCCTACCTCCACGACCTCCGCAGCCAGTTTTTCGCACCGGTCGCCCTGCTCGCCCTGATCCCGTTTCTCGCCCTGCCGGTCTTCCGCCGCGACGACGGGACGTGGAAGGTCT
It contains:
- the rpsU gene encoding 30S ribosomal protein S21 produces the protein MASTTVEVKVRRGESVEKAIRRLKKKLDKEGVMKSMRAHRHFEKPSDKRRRKAARARSRAMRTARS
- the proC gene encoding pyrroline-5-carboxylate reductase; translation: MKLQDSNIAFIGAGNMTEAIVRGLLDAGEVEAGRICVSDVDPGRRALFSESIGVEALEDNRAAAESADAVLLAVKPQILGSVLEELSGSPVEDKLVISIAAGVRTRTIEEGLRARTRVVRVMPNTPALIGRGAAAYAAGRAATEADTAFAAAVMQSVGVAVPMGEEALDAVTALSGSGPAYVFYLLEAMLDAAKTMGLPDPESRKLALATVKGAADLMGESGEDAAVLRARVTSPGGTTEAALGELERAGVKDAVIRAMHAAEQRSKELAGDG
- a CDS encoding YggS family pyridoxal phosphate-dependent enzyme; amino-acid sequence: MMPAEGETIGTRIDTVRQRIAEACDRSGRDVAGVRLMAVSKTRTPEEIADAAECGLTLFGENKVQEAASKIVRCPGTLEWHLVGHLQRNKVRRALPLFTCIQSVDSRRLIDELDKHATGTTPVLLQINIAGEAAKHGADPAEARELVDAVNATARLEVHGLMTIPPFAPEPEKSRPWFAQLRELRDRLTAETGTPLPELSMGMSNDYAVAIEEGATLVRVGTAIFGKRK
- the holA gene encoding DNA polymerase III subunit delta: MTPPADDASGTSAVLFCGDDYLADRGARDLVHERCPPEQQALGLETVSGDVNDSSEAVSAINDALEALHTGGLLGGAKVVWIRRARFIEKSFRASEELKKKLSALRDEIRRGLDPHMLVISAGAVDGRSALVKALREAEGVRDLGLPDKPYKARPVVVTRARAAAKNLGLRLPEPVAERLVDQVGLDSGAISSELQKLDLYLGERREVRTEDIGEIVTPSRELLAWDLEDALGDRRLDAALAVLDRLRRQGVQAVALMMSIENRLRILRRMRDCLDQKLVSLRQSGPKMFVNWSEGPETDRLLGALAEDPRKIHWFRAQLLFKQARHYRTGELNGAMEDALQTHERLVMSGRADPYTLIELLLVRIMSRRKGEGDDAR
- a CDS encoding HIT family protein; this encodes MNQRPLWAPWRIEYIRGSREEECFICRVLESPPEKSREDLVLFRGEHAMIMLNRFPYNSGHLLVAPRRHVAGYEELDAAEHAEISSLSARAIRILRDVMYPDGFNVGFNLGAAGGAGLESHIHQHIVPRWTGDTNFMPVLGDTRVVPEALESTYDVLKPRFG
- a CDS encoding DJ-1 family glyoxalase III, whose product is MSRILIVLAEGCEEMEAVIAMDVLRRAGLETVAAGLEPGVVTASRGTKLCPDCAWNEADPGAFDMLILPGGMGGAERLCGHEGVLETLRAFDRDGTWIGAICAAALVLHRAGILTGKRFTCYPGIEEKMSGVTRSAEPVVVDRHLITSQGPGTAFEFALRIIAELHSPRKADEVRRELLLGGAL